The Paracoccus sediminicola genome has a segment encoding these proteins:
- a CDS encoding UPF0149 family protein, which yields MNLKSELSEQEEHRLDAYLARVQGGTIPNIEALDGFFAALACCPDLIMPSEYMSVLQSGETEDGDLVFEDLAEAQEFTELVGRHWNHVNRQLDTADVYLPQLYEDEEGNVRGNHWAQGFLAGTNLRHEIWRELVDDENEGGAMIPIFALAYEHHEYPKMRPYEEPVSDERREALIIGAAAGVMRMHRYFLKRRAAYSMPSGTFARSGAKTGRNDPCPCGSGKKFKQCCGRRTMLH from the coding sequence ATGAACTTAAAGTCAGAGCTTTCAGAGCAAGAAGAGCACCGCCTCGACGCATATCTTGCCCGCGTGCAGGGTGGCACCATTCCCAACATCGAAGCGCTTGATGGCTTTTTCGCGGCATTAGCTTGCTGCCCGGACCTGATCATGCCGAGCGAGTACATGAGCGTTCTGCAAAGCGGAGAAACCGAAGACGGCGATCTGGTTTTCGAAGACCTGGCCGAGGCCCAGGAGTTCACCGAGCTGGTCGGCCGTCACTGGAATCATGTGAACCGCCAACTTGATACCGCCGACGTCTACCTGCCTCAACTGTACGAGGATGAAGAGGGTAACGTCCGAGGCAATCATTGGGCGCAGGGATTTCTGGCCGGAACAAATCTGCGTCACGAAATCTGGCGCGAGCTTGTCGACGATGAGAACGAGGGCGGTGCGATGATCCCCATTTTTGCGCTGGCCTATGAGCATCATGAATATCCCAAGATGCGCCCCTACGAAGAGCCCGTGAGCGATGAAAGGCGTGAGGCGCTGATCATCGGAGCGGCAGCCGGCGTCATGCGCATGCACCGGTATTTCCTCAAGCGCCGTGCGGCATACAGTATGCCGTCGGGCACATTCGCGCGATCCGGTGCAAAGACCGGGCGGAACGATCCGTGTCCTTGCGGTTCAGGTAAGAAGTTCAAGCAATGCTGTGGCCGGCGCACCATGCTGCACTGA